Proteins encoded together in one Deinococcus irradiatisoli window:
- the argC gene encoding N-acetyl-gamma-glutamyl-phosphate reductase yields MTISSSEQLSVAIVGGSGYAGGEFLRLALGHPNLKVTQVTSERNAGMPVPLIHPNLRSLTSLKFRKLADLEPADVIVLALPHNSAAKQIGRFEALGQVIVDLSADFRIKDPELYAKYYGEAHPVPGKLGEWVYGNPELHREELQGATRIACAGCFATSVILGLYPLLKLGTLLPKDIIATGLVGSSAAGASSSDASHHPEREGSLRVYKPVGHRHTAEAQQELPGNFPLHLTAISTPRVRGILSTIQAWLPDGYSERDVWGAYREVYAQEPFIRIVKAQKGIHRYPDPKLLDGTNFCDIGFELDVDTGRVVLMSAIDNLVKGTAGHAMQSLNIARGWDERAGLGFAGLHPA; encoded by the coding sequence ATGACGATTTCTTCTTCCGAACAGCTCAGCGTCGCCATCGTAGGGGGCTCCGGGTATGCCGGCGGCGAGTTTCTGCGGCTGGCGCTGGGGCATCCGAACCTCAAGGTCACGCAGGTCACCTCGGAGCGCAACGCCGGCATGCCGGTGCCGCTCATTCATCCCAACCTGCGCTCGCTGACCAGCCTCAAGTTCCGCAAGCTGGCCGATCTGGAACCGGCCGACGTGATCGTGCTGGCGCTGCCGCATAACTCGGCGGCCAAGCAGATCGGGCGTTTCGAGGCGCTGGGGCAGGTGATCGTCGATCTGTCGGCGGATTTCCGCATCAAGGACCCTGAACTCTACGCAAAGTATTACGGCGAAGCGCACCCGGTGCCGGGCAAGCTGGGCGAGTGGGTGTACGGCAACCCGGAACTGCACCGGGAGGAGCTTCAGGGGGCCACCCGCATCGCCTGCGCCGGGTGCTTTGCCACCTCGGTGATCCTGGGCCTGTATCCGCTGCTCAAGCTGGGGACGTTGCTGCCCAAGGACATCATCGCCACCGGGCTGGTCGGGTCGAGCGCGGCGGGGGCGAGCAGCAGCGACGCCTCGCACCACCCCGAGCGCGAGGGCAGCCTGCGGGTCTACAAGCCGGTGGGCCACCGCCACACCGCAGAAGCCCAGCAGGAACTGCCCGGCAACTTTCCGCTGCACCTCACCGCCATCAGCACCCCACGGGTGCGCGGCATTCTGAGCACCATCCAGGCCTGGCTGCCCGACGGCTATTCCGAGCGCGACGTGTGGGGCGCCTACCGCGAGGTCTACGCCCAGGAACCGTTTATCCGCATCGTCAAGGCGCAAAAAGGCATCCACCGCTACCCCGACCCCAAGCTGCTCGACGGCACCAACTTCTGCGATATCGGCTTCGAACTCGACGTGGACACCGGCCGGGTGGTGCTGATGAGTGCCATCGACAACCTGGTGAAGGGCACGGCGGGCCACGCCATGCAGTCGCTCAACATCGCCCGGGGCTGGGACGAGCGCGCCGGGCTGGGCTTCGCGGGCCTGCACCCGGCCTGA
- the proC gene encoding pyrroline-5-carboxylate reductase, producing MKLAIVGVGKLGLAILEGVTRRGLLSASEIGVMDTNTARLESIAERLGTVMLPPGDLGGAERVLISLQPRVFPEASAWLRQPNTGYISTMAGVSVGTLTRRLGTQRVVRVMPNLGATIGQSQTAVAGPLEAHDSGDLQYAHEVFGAVGQVYDLPEHLFNVFTGMSASGPGYAAVLAEALADGGVRMGLPRALAHELAARLLSTSGQLLLERAHPGMLKDEVSSPGGTTIAGLEVLEGSGVRGALISTVVAATQRSAELGRDQE from the coding sequence ATGAAACTGGCGATCGTAGGCGTGGGCAAACTGGGGCTGGCGATTCTGGAAGGCGTGACCCGGCGCGGCCTGCTGAGCGCCTCGGAGATCGGCGTCATGGACACCAACACCGCCCGGTTGGAAAGCATTGCCGAACGGCTGGGCACCGTCATGTTGCCGCCCGGCGACCTGGGCGGGGCCGAGCGGGTGCTGATCAGCCTGCAGCCGAGGGTCTTTCCCGAGGCCAGCGCGTGGCTCAGGCAGCCGAATACCGGGTACATCAGCACCATGGCGGGCGTCAGCGTGGGCACCCTGACGCGGCGGCTGGGCACCCAGCGGGTGGTGCGGGTGATGCCCAACCTGGGCGCCACCATCGGGCAGTCGCAGACCGCCGTGGCCGGCCCCCTTGAGGCGCACGACAGCGGCGACCTACAGTACGCCCACGAGGTGTTCGGGGCGGTGGGCCAGGTGTATGACCTTCCCGAGCACCTCTTCAACGTCTTTACCGGCATGAGCGCTTCCGGCCCCGGCTACGCGGCGGTGCTGGCCGAAGCGCTGGCCGACGGCGGGGTCAGAATGGGCCTGCCCCGGGCGCTGGCGCACGAACTCGCCGCCCGGCTGCTGAGCACCAGCGGCCAGCTCCTGCTCGAGCGCGCCCACCCCGGCATGCTCAAGGACGAGGTCTCGAGCCCCGGCGGCACCACCATCGCCGGGCTGGAAGTGCTGGAAGGCAGCGGGGTGCGCGGCGCGCTGATCAGCACGGTGGTGGCCGCGACCCAGCGCAGCGCCGAACTCGGGCGCGATCAGGAGTAG
- a CDS encoding HD domain-containing phosphohydrolase: MKFNTMKAARPDHPQRATPARTLFETRSAARAPLTPQRLSALLRAETLPDALDRALTLAAQLGVSGAGVVLRQPALRRGHTWPGARQLEQQVVASRQAVQAGAARGLPVFDNGGRLLGVLVLQRGGGDHLPDLEQLTTWLGLTLERLLLREQVGDLEERGARLGQLTRILDSHLTLPRKAEKALEALKVLCGVEDVRRLPLNGAPRDFPPAPASPAPLRSLHSGPWEELARQTLEHDPRVRGRWLALEDGRQVLLVGLRAGQQVSEAWLLLGRPQDLTPAAGALLSSAARRVEQGLERRAQRRSAQARRQTTELLTALPLSLEGAVTPEQMAERGLNILMALSGLGCGAYLQLDQATGEVHPHLYAASGPAQVLDEAQSTALLAAARQVMRNQRALLKRAGDLRCLLAPLRCEGRTVGALALCQPSGAWPPDTKIIRLLRMVARRVGAALERRETLSELSRTREQALYSLGQALGYRSAETQGHTERVTALALRLGVALDLDFETLRDLRWGAYLHDIGKIAIPDALLLKAGALSAAEKRQMSVHVTLGEQMLRAQGFVPEAVCQVVRHHHERWDGGGYPDGLRGEQIPLLARVFAVADVYDALISARAYKPHWSRQRALAELRRAAGHHLDPQVVARFVQLMDGGS, from the coding sequence ATGAAATTTAACACAATGAAAGCGGCCAGGCCAGATCACCCCCAGCGCGCCACCCCGGCAAGAACGCTCTTCGAGACGCGGTCGGCCGCCCGCGCGCCGCTGACGCCGCAACGGCTCTCGGCCCTGCTGCGCGCCGAAACGCTGCCGGACGCGCTGGACCGGGCACTGACGCTCGCCGCCCAGCTCGGGGTCAGCGGCGCCGGCGTCGTGCTGCGGCAACCGGCGCTGCGGCGCGGCCACACCTGGCCCGGCGCGCGGCAGCTCGAACAGCAGGTCGTCGCCAGCCGGCAGGCCGTGCAGGCCGGGGCCGCGCGCGGCCTGCCGGTGTTCGACAACGGCGGGCGCCTGCTCGGCGTTCTGGTGCTCCAGCGCGGCGGGGGCGACCACCTGCCGGACCTCGAACAGCTCACCACCTGGCTGGGCCTGACGCTGGAGCGCCTGCTGCTGCGCGAGCAGGTCGGCGACCTGGAAGAGCGCGGCGCCCGGCTCGGCCAGCTGACCCGCATCCTCGACAGTCACCTGACCCTGCCGCGCAAGGCCGAGAAAGCGCTGGAAGCGCTCAAAGTGCTGTGCGGCGTCGAGGACGTTCGGCGCCTTCCCCTGAACGGAGCACCCCGCGACTTCCCGCCTGCCCCCGCATCGCCTGCACCGCTCCGCTCGCTGCACAGCGGCCCCTGGGAAGAACTGGCCCGGCAGACCCTGGAGCATGACCCGCGCGTCCGGGGGCGCTGGCTGGCCCTCGAGGATGGCCGGCAGGTCTTGCTGGTCGGGCTGCGGGCAGGCCAGCAGGTCAGTGAAGCCTGGCTGCTGCTGGGACGCCCGCAGGACCTGACCCCGGCGGCGGGCGCGCTGCTGTCGAGCGCGGCGCGGCGCGTCGAGCAGGGCCTGGAGCGCCGGGCGCAGCGGCGCAGCGCGCAGGCCCGCCGCCAGACCACCGAGCTGCTCACCGCCTTGCCGCTCAGCCTGGAAGGTGCCGTGACGCCCGAGCAGATGGCCGAGCGCGGCCTGAACATCCTCATGGCGCTCAGCGGCCTGGGGTGCGGCGCTTACCTGCAGCTCGACCAGGCCACCGGTGAAGTGCATCCCCACCTCTATGCGGCGTCCGGCCCGGCCCAAGTGCTGGATGAAGCGCAGTCGACGGCGCTGCTCGCGGCGGCGCGGCAGGTCATGCGCAACCAGCGGGCGCTGCTGAAACGCGCCGGCGACCTGCGCTGCCTGCTGGCGCCGCTGCGCTGCGAGGGCCGCACGGTGGGCGCGCTGGCGCTGTGCCAGCCGAGCGGCGCCTGGCCGCCGGACACCAAGATCATCAGGCTGCTGAGAATGGTAGCGCGGCGGGTCGGCGCAGCACTGGAGCGGCGCGAGACCCTCAGCGAGCTCAGCCGCACCCGCGAGCAGGCACTGTACTCGCTGGGTCAGGCGCTGGGCTACCGCAGCGCCGAGACGCAGGGCCACACCGAGCGGGTCACGGCCCTGGCGCTGCGGCTGGGGGTGGCACTCGACCTCGATTTCGAGACGCTGCGCGATCTGCGCTGGGGCGCGTACCTGCACGACATCGGCAAGATCGCCATTCCCGACGCGCTGCTCCTCAAGGCCGGAGCGCTGAGCGCCGCGGAAAAGAGGCAGATGAGCGTTCACGTCACCCTCGGCGAACAGATGCTGCGCGCCCAGGGCTTCGTGCCGGAAGCGGTGTGTCAGGTGGTGCGCCACCACCATGAGCGCTGGGACGGCGGCGGCTACCCCGACGGTCTGCGCGGCGAGCAGATCCCGCTGCTGGCGCGCGTGTTCGCGGTGGCCGACGTGTACGACGCCCTCATCAGCGCCCGTGCCTACAAGCCGCACTGGAGCCGGCAGCGCGCCCTGGCGGAGCTGCGCCGCGCCGCCGGTCACCACCTCGATCCGCAGGTGGTGGCCCGCTTCGTGCAGCTGATGGACGGCGGCAGCTGA
- a CDS encoding 50S ribosomal protein L11 methyltransferase, with protein MWVYVLSGTLESREAELDMLWEAGASGLEERAGTLRAYFEAPSEVALDGEWVEEPERDWQADWKKDLRPVTAGRFTIAPSWLRGEVPAGQLPLLIDPGMAFGTGHHATTRLAVEALGELDLTGLKVLDVGSGSGVLALAAALGGAAEVLGVDIDPLTLPAAHENAELNGLTFEQGRFTTSGGTLRFEEGSLDPDADDAAEYDLLVANLYAELHDLLAGAYRAVLRPGSPLILTGILQEKVELVRGALAREAFTDVTERLDGEWALITARSS; from the coding sequence ATGTGGGTCTACGTTTTGTCCGGAACCTTGGAGTCCCGTGAAGCCGAGCTGGACATGTTGTGGGAAGCGGGGGCCAGCGGCCTGGAAGAGCGCGCCGGCACGCTGCGCGCTTACTTCGAGGCGCCGAGCGAGGTGGCGCTGGACGGCGAGTGGGTCGAGGAGCCGGAGCGCGACTGGCAGGCCGACTGGAAAAAAGACCTCCGGCCGGTGACGGCGGGCCGCTTCACCATCGCCCCGTCGTGGCTGCGCGGCGAAGTGCCGGCCGGCCAGCTCCCGCTGCTGATCGATCCCGGCATGGCCTTCGGCACCGGGCACCACGCCACCACCCGGCTGGCGGTGGAAGCGCTCGGCGAGCTGGACCTGACCGGCCTGAAGGTGCTCGACGTGGGCAGCGGCAGCGGCGTGCTGGCACTCGCTGCCGCGCTGGGCGGCGCCGCCGAGGTGCTGGGGGTGGACATCGATCCGCTGACCCTGCCCGCCGCGCACGAGAACGCCGAACTCAACGGCCTGACCTTCGAACAGGGCCGCTTCACCACCTCCGGCGGCACCCTGCGCTTCGAGGAAGGCAGCCTGGACCCCGACGCCGACGACGCGGCGGAGTACGACCTGCTGGTCGCCAACCTCTACGCCGAACTGCACGACCTGCTGGCCGGGGCCTACCGCGCCGTGCTGAGGCCGGGTTCGCCGCTCATCCTCACCGGCATTTTGCAGGAGAAGGTGGAACTGGTGCGCGGAGCTCTGGCACGCGAGGCGTTCACCGACGTGACCGAGCGCCTCGACGGCGAGTGGGCTTTGATCACCGCCCGCTCCAGCTGA
- a CDS encoding 16S rRNA (uracil(1498)-N(3))-methyltransferase has product MARHQHRVRVESLGERMTLGAAELKHLQVLRLRPGDTVQVFDGQGAAGEAELTQLDAFGAALTLRGRSEISREYPQPVTLATALLKGDKLADVVRAGTELGAATFQLLNTRYADVPQIGDNKLARLRRVAEEAAKQSQRTVVPQVLAPLPLAQFRPEGQVFYAHPGSPAQLLQAVTWQAPLTLVSGPEGGFSPKDLAQLEKLGAQAVTLGPRILRAETAPLALLGALASSGM; this is encoded by the coding sequence ATGGCGAGGCATCAACACCGCGTCCGGGTCGAGTCGCTCGGTGAGCGGATGACGCTCGGCGCCGCCGAGCTGAAGCATCTGCAGGTGCTGCGGTTGCGGCCCGGCGACACGGTGCAGGTCTTTGACGGCCAGGGCGCGGCGGGCGAAGCCGAGCTTACCCAGCTCGATGCCTTCGGGGCGGCCCTGACCTTACGGGGGCGCTCGGAGATCAGCCGCGAGTATCCGCAGCCGGTGACGCTGGCGACCGCCCTCCTGAAAGGCGACAAGCTGGCCGACGTGGTGCGGGCCGGCACCGAGCTGGGCGCGGCGACGTTTCAACTGCTGAACACCCGCTACGCCGACGTGCCGCAGATCGGCGACAACAAGCTCGCCCGCCTGCGCCGCGTGGCCGAGGAAGCCGCCAAGCAGTCGCAGCGGACGGTGGTGCCGCAGGTGCTCGCGCCGCTGCCGCTGGCACAGTTTCGCCCGGAAGGGCAGGTGTTCTACGCCCATCCGGGAAGCCCGGCCCAGCTGCTCCAGGCCGTGACCTGGCAAGCGCCGCTGACCCTGGTCAGCGGGCCGGAAGGCGGCTTTTCGCCGAAAGACCTCGCCCAGTTGGAAAAGCTCGGCGCGCAGGCCGTCACGCTCGGCCCCCGGATTCTGCGCGCCGAAACGGCGCCGCTGGCCCTGCTGGGCGCGCTGGCCTCCAGCGGCATGTAG
- a CDS encoding Hsp20/alpha crystallin family protein: MDKPVLARLHKVMQLREEVETLASGGPFAPDADWLDSGTHLTLIADVPGCSLESLMLEDDGEAVTLSGERLALPESRGVLHRERRTGRFSRRLPFPVAVVSHSGEASLVSGVLSVRFEKVHKTIEAQEWEEPQDHLQD; the protein is encoded by the coding sequence ATGGATAAGCCCGTGCTCGCCCGCCTTCACAAAGTCATGCAGCTGCGCGAGGAGGTCGAAACCCTGGCCTCCGGCGGCCCGTTTGCACCCGACGCCGACTGGCTCGATTCCGGCACCCACCTGACCCTGATCGCCGACGTGCCGGGCTGCTCTCTGGAGAGCCTGATGCTGGAAGACGACGGCGAGGCGGTGACGCTCAGCGGCGAGCGCCTGGCGCTGCCGGAAAGTCGGGGGGTGCTGCACCGCGAGCGCCGCACCGGGCGCTTCAGCCGCCGCCTGCCGTTTCCGGTGGCGGTGGTGAGCCACAGCGGTGAGGCCAGTCTGGTCAGCGGCGTGCTGAGTGTGCGCTTCGAGAAGGTCCACAAGACCATCGAGGCGCAGGAATGGGAAGAGCCGCAAGACCACCTACAGGATTAG
- the purH gene encoding bifunctional phosphoribosylaminoimidazolecarboxamide formyltransferase/IMP cyclohydrolase, producing MKRALISVSDKSGVVEFARALSEQGWELLSTGGTLAALQEAGVAATKVADVTGFPEILDGRVKTLHPKIHGGILARRDEGHLAELAEHDIAPIDLVCVNLYPFRETVASGADLTEVVENIDIGGPAMIRAAAKNFADVLVLVDPADYPLALQPDVPLSERRRLAATAYAHTSSYDAAITAYLSGTSGEDFPAEVSLPLTQVAPLRYGENPHQPATVYRLGAQSGPVLDAEVLAGKPMSFNNYADTDAAWALVSEFDTPACVAVKHANPCGVALGDTPRQAWERARDADTLSVFGGVVALNRPLDLETAKSTRGTFLEVLIAPDITEEALNWLREKKPDLRVLRAGPSLASRIEYRALVGGFLAQRRDDRPWDDLCPEVVTQKQPSEAEWQDLHFAWTVAKHARSNNVVLARGGVTVGVGAGAVSRIWAAERAVQNAGELARGSVMASEAFFPFDDVVRLAGSVGVAAIIQPGGAKRDPEVIAAANELGLSMVLTGSRHFKH from the coding sequence ATGAAACGAGCTTTGATTTCCGTCAGTGACAAAAGCGGCGTGGTGGAGTTTGCCCGCGCCCTCAGCGAGCAGGGCTGGGAGCTTCTCTCGACCGGCGGCACGCTCGCGGCGCTGCAAGAAGCCGGTGTGGCCGCCACCAAGGTCGCCGACGTAACCGGCTTTCCCGAAATCCTGGATGGCCGGGTCAAGACCCTGCACCCCAAAATTCACGGCGGCATCCTGGCCCGCCGCGACGAGGGCCACCTCGCCGAACTCGCCGAGCACGACATCGCGCCGATCGATCTGGTGTGCGTCAATCTGTACCCGTTCCGAGAAACGGTGGCCTCGGGTGCCGATCTCACCGAGGTGGTCGAGAACATCGACATCGGCGGCCCGGCCATGATCCGCGCCGCCGCCAAGAACTTCGCGGACGTGCTGGTGCTGGTGGACCCGGCCGATTACCCCCTGGCCCTGCAACCCGACGTGCCGCTCTCCGAGCGCCGCCGTCTGGCCGCCACCGCCTACGCCCACACCAGCAGTTACGACGCGGCGATCACCGCGTACTTGTCGGGCACTTCCGGCGAGGACTTTCCGGCCGAAGTCAGCTTGCCGCTGACGCAGGTCGCGCCGCTGCGCTACGGCGAGAATCCGCACCAGCCGGCCACCGTCTACCGCCTCGGCGCGCAGAGCGGGCCGGTGTTGGACGCCGAGGTGCTGGCCGGCAAGCCGATGAGCTTCAACAACTACGCCGACACCGACGCGGCCTGGGCGCTGGTGAGCGAGTTCGATACGCCCGCCTGCGTGGCGGTCAAGCACGCCAATCCCTGCGGGGTGGCGCTCGGCGACACGCCCAGGCAAGCTTGGGAGCGCGCCCGCGACGCCGACACCCTCAGCGTGTTCGGCGGCGTGGTGGCCCTCAACCGCCCGCTCGATCTGGAGACTGCCAAGAGCACCCGCGGCACTTTTCTGGAAGTCCTCATCGCGCCGGACATCACGGAGGAAGCCCTGAACTGGCTGCGCGAGAAGAAGCCGGACCTGCGGGTGCTGCGGGCCGGCCCCAGCCTGGCTTCGCGCATCGAGTACCGCGCGCTGGTGGGCGGCTTTCTGGCCCAGCGCCGCGACGACCGCCCCTGGGACGACCTCTGCCCCGAAGTGGTGACGCAGAAGCAGCCCAGCGAGGCCGAGTGGCAGGACCTGCATTTCGCCTGGACGGTCGCCAAGCATGCCCGCAGCAACAACGTGGTGCTGGCCCGGGGCGGCGTCACGGTGGGCGTGGGGGCCGGTGCGGTCAGCCGCATCTGGGCCGCCGAGCGGGCGGTGCAGAACGCCGGTGAGCTGGCCCGAGGCTCGGTAATGGCCTCGGAAGCGTTCTTTCCCTTCGACGACGTGGTGCGGCTGGCTGGCAGCGTGGGTGTGGCGGCCATTATTCAGCCGGGCGGAGCCAAACGCGACCCGGAAGTCATCGCGGCGGCCAACGAACTCGGCCTGAGCATGGTGCTGACCGGCTCGCGGCACTTCAAACACTGA
- a CDS encoding bifunctional 5,10-methylenetetrahydrofolate dehydrogenase/5,10-methenyltetrahydrofolate cyclohydrolase: MQLLGKPLAARVSAEVRRRLALLGTAPHLVSVVASGDPATLVYVESKRRQAEKLGVRLSVRDLGAGVSQDDLHAVLLDLSSDEAVQGIVLELPLAAHLDPDAALRHIAHPKDVEGLTPANLALVSAGREAEALLPPTPRSVRFLLREALELAGARIAIIGPGRTVGRPLTWMLNNRGATVTLCNEFTRDLPEVLALQDAVVVAVGRAGLLRPEHVLPRHVVVDAGINVTPEGVVGDVAPEVGGIVRAFTPVPGGVGPLTSALMFQNLVRAVRLQRGEQVE, encoded by the coding sequence ATGCAACTGCTCGGCAAACCGCTGGCGGCCCGCGTCAGCGCCGAGGTCCGCCGCCGCCTGGCGCTGCTGGGCACGGCGCCGCACCTCGTCAGCGTGGTGGCGTCGGGCGACCCAGCGACGCTGGTGTACGTGGAGAGCAAACGCCGTCAGGCCGAGAAACTCGGCGTGCGCCTCAGCGTGCGGGACCTGGGGGCCGGGGTGTCGCAGGACGACTTGCATGCCGTCCTGCTGGACCTTTCCAGCGACGAGGCGGTGCAGGGTATTGTGCTGGAACTGCCGCTGGCCGCCCACCTCGACCCCGACGCGGCCCTGCGCCACATCGCCCACCCCAAGGATGTCGAGGGCCTCACCCCGGCCAATCTGGCGCTGGTCTCGGCGGGCCGCGAAGCCGAAGCGCTACTGCCGCCCACGCCGCGCAGCGTGCGCTTTCTGCTGCGCGAGGCTCTGGAATTAGCCGGCGCCCGCATCGCCATCATCGGTCCCGGCCGCACGGTGGGCCGCCCGCTCACCTGGATGCTCAACAACCGGGGCGCGACGGTGACGCTGTGCAACGAGTTCACCCGCGACCTACCGGAGGTGCTGGCGCTTCAGGACGCGGTGGTGGTGGCGGTGGGGCGGGCTGGCCTGCTGCGTCCCGAGCACGTCCTGCCCCGGCACGTCGTCGTGGACGCGGGCATCAACGTGACGCCCGAAGGGGTGGTGGGCGACGTGGCGCCCGAGGTGGGGGGCATCGTCCGGGCCTTCACGCCGGTGCCCGGCGGCGTCGGCCCGCTCACCAGCGCCCTGATGTTTCAGAACCTGGTGCGGGCGGTGCGCCTGCAACGCGGCGAACAGGTGGAGTGA
- a CDS encoding homoserine O-acetyltransferase family protein, giving the protein MTAVEAVPVRLAPPPETPRCTATLFRERPLLLDSGQVLSDVRVAYHAYGTPQPEAVLVLHALTGDSAVHRWWPGLFGLGKALDPQRDYVVCSNVLGGCSGSSGPAEIGTGTLSLRDMARVQRELLHHLGVERVTVVGGSMGGMQAYAWLTTFPDLVKRAVIIGAPARHSPWATGLNTAARNAILAAPGGEGLKVARQIAMLSYRSPQSFAQTQAGPSRQQVGKAAISTYLEYQGQKLADRFCEHSYLALTQAMDNFQLSDEELRTVQTPALVIGISSDQLYPAWEVKAQAEQLPNATYWELESPHGHDAFLMDGKAMNDVVAKFLAG; this is encoded by the coding sequence GTGACGGCGGTGGAGGCCGTCCCGGTCCGCTTAGCACCGCCGCCCGAGACGCCGCGATGTACGGCGACGCTGTTTCGTGAGCGCCCGCTGCTGCTCGATTCGGGGCAGGTGCTCAGCGACGTGCGGGTGGCCTACCACGCCTACGGCACGCCGCAGCCAGAGGCGGTGCTGGTGCTGCACGCCCTGACCGGCGACAGCGCCGTGCACCGCTGGTGGCCGGGCCTGTTCGGGCTGGGCAAGGCGCTCGACCCGCAGCGCGACTACGTGGTGTGCAGCAACGTGCTGGGCGGCTGCTCCGGCAGCAGCGGCCCCGCCGAGATCGGCACCGGCACGCTGAGCCTGCGCGACATGGCGCGTGTTCAGCGCGAACTGCTGCACCACCTCGGTGTCGAGCGGGTCACCGTGGTGGGGGGCAGCATGGGCGGCATGCAGGCCTACGCCTGGCTGACCACCTTTCCCGATCTGGTGAAGCGGGCGGTGATCATCGGCGCTCCGGCGCGGCACTCGCCGTGGGCAACCGGCCTCAACACGGCGGCCCGCAACGCCATTCTGGCTGCGCCCGGCGGCGAGGGTCTCAAGGTGGCCCGCCAGATCGCCATGCTGAGTTACCGCAGTCCGCAGAGCTTTGCCCAGACCCAGGCCGGACCTAGCCGGCAGCAGGTCGGCAAGGCGGCCATCTCGACCTATCTGGAATACCAGGGCCAGAAACTGGCCGACCGCTTCTGCGAGCACAGCTACCTCGCGCTGACGCAGGCGATGGACAACTTTCAGCTCAGCGACGAGGAACTCCGCACCGTGCAGACGCCCGCGCTGGTGATCGGCATTTCCAGCGATCAGCTCTACCCGGCCTGGGAAGTGAAGGCCCAGGCCGAGCAACTGCCCAACGCGACCTACTGGGAACTCGAAAGTCCGCACGGCCACGACGCCTTCCTGATGGACGGCAAGGCGATGAACGACGTGGTGGCGAAGTTTCTGGCGGGCTAG